The genomic stretch TCGTGCTCGTCGGGTGTGAAGCGGAACACCACGGCGTCCAGGTCGATGGCCAGTGAATGTGCCACCTTGACCGCATGGGCGCTGCTGGCCTCCGACGCGCACAGCACCCACGGCATAGAGTTGAACAGTTCCCCGCGCGCAGCCGCCGGCCCGGACAGTTCGCGGCCGGCCATGGGGTGGGTGCCCACATAGCGGCTGAGGCTGTCCTGCGGCAGCCCGTCCATGGCCTGCAGTTCGGCCAGGATGGCGCCCTTGACGCTGGCAATGTCCACCACGACGGCGGACGGGTACCCTGTGAGGGCATCGGCCACGACCTGGGCGGTCACGTCCGGCGGCGCGGCGACAACCACCAGCTGGGGCGCCAGGGCCTCAGCCTTGTTGAAGGCGCGCCCGGCACCGATGTCGACGGCCACGGCCTGGGCCGTGGGAGAGGGGTCGGAGACCACCACGTCGATGCCGCGGGCGCGCAGCCCCAAACCAATGCTGGCCCCCAGCAGCCCGCTGCCAAGGACCAGCACAGGTCCGCTCAAGTGCGAAGGATTCATGGGGCCGCTTACATCCCCACGTCTGAGCGGAGGTAGCCCACCTCGTGGCGGCCGAGCATGCGGATGCTGCCCTGGCGCTGGTCGCCCAGGGCGATGGGGCCGAACTTCACGCGGACCAGGCGCTCGACGGGGTAGCCCACGGCGTCGAACATGCGGCGCACGATCCGGTTCTTGCCGGAGTGCAGGACAACCTCGGCCAGGACGTGGCCCGGGGTGGAGTCGACGAGGCGGAAGGAGTCGACCTTCTGCCAGCCGTCCTCCAGCTCCACGCCGTCCTTGAGCTGGGCACCGACGCCGTGTGCCATGGGCCCGCGGACCTGGACCAGGTAGGTCTTGGGGATGCCGTACTTGGGGTGGCTGAGGCGGTTGGCCAATTCGCCGTCGTTGGTCAGCAGGAGCAGGCCCTCGGTGCTGGTGTCGAGTCGGCCCACGTGGAAGAGGCGCTCATTGGTCTGGCGCTTCTTCAGGTAGTCGCTGATGCACGGGCGGCCTTCGGGGTCCTCCATGGTGGAGACGACGCCTCGGGGCTTGTTGAACACCATGTAGACCATGTTGTCGTTGGTCTGGATGGTCATGCCATCCACCACGATCTCCACGGTGTCCGGATCCACGCGCAGGCCCAACTGGGTGACGGTGATGCCGTCCACCTGGACGCGGCCTTCCAGGATCATGTCCTCGCACAGGCGGCGCGAGGCCACGCCCGCCATGGCCATGACCTTCTGCAGGCGCACGCCTTCGGCATTGTGGATGTCGATGTCATCCGTGGTGCGCTCGGGCCGGCGGTTCTGCTCGGTGGGGCGGTTCACCGGCTTGACCGTGCGGCCGTACTGTTCGTTCTTGAACGGGCGCGCACCCGTCTGGCTCGGCTTGCGGGCACCGGACTTGGGTGCGCCTGACTTGAAGCCGCCGGACTTCGGGGCACCGGACTTGGGTGCACCGGAGCGGGGCTTGCCGCCGCGGGGCTGGTTCTTGCCGGAGGAGCTCCCGGATCGGGGCGAGCTTGTCATTGAGTAATCCTTAAAGTGCTAAGTGTTGTGGTGGTGCTAAAAGTGTGAATCGTCCTTGGCTTCAACGGTTCGGCCGGCCGCCAGGCCGTGGCCGGACTGCTGGGTCGTCCGGCCGGATGTGCCCTAGCCGTCGGAATAGTTGAGTTCTTCGAGGTTTTCCAGGCCGGGCAGGTGGGGGGCGATCTTTGGCAGTTCTTCCACGCTCCCCAACCCCAGCCGTTCCAAAAAGTACGCCGTGGTCCGGTACAGGAATGCCCCGGACACCGGATCGGTGCCCACTTCCTCAATCAGCCCCCGCTGGGCAAGCGTCCTGACCACGGAGTCCACGTTGACGCCTCGAATGGCGGAAACGCGGGCCCGTGACACCGGCTGGCGGTAGGCAATCACCGCCAAGGTTTCCAAGGCCGCCTGCGTGAGCCGGGCCGTCTGGCCGTCCACAACAAACTGTGACACGATCTCGGCATACGCGGGGCGTGAATAAAAACGCCAACCCCCGGCAAGTTGCCGAAGTTCAAATCCGCGGACCGGTACAGTGCCACCTTCCCTAGTATAACCGTCATACTCCCTCGCCAGTTCGTGCAATAGCTCACGTATGGCGGGTGCGGGAACGGCGGTGACTTCCGCCAGGGCCTCCTCTGAAACCGGCTCGTCCACCACCATCAGCACCGCTTCAAGTGCCGCCTTCACGCCGGCGGCGTCCAGGTCCTCAATTGGCATCGGGGCCCCCTTCGTCGTCAAAATCACTTTCCGCGGCCGCCTGCGGCGCGGCCCCGGGGTTCCAGTGCACCTGCAGTTCCCCGAGCGGGTTGGGCTGGTCAAAGGAAATGAGCTGGTCCCGGAACATTTCCAGCAGCGCCAAGAAGCGGGCGATGACCACCATGGAGGAATCGGCGTCGGCCGTCAGCTCGGCAAAGGAGAGGGCGTCGGCCTCCTGGAGCATCACCATCATCAGGGCCGCCTGGTCCCTGACGCTGACAGGGGCCGAGTGCAGGTGTGCCAGGCCCACTTCCGTGCTGGGGGGCTGCCTGGCTTCCATGGCCTTGGCGGCCAGTTGCGCAAATTCCTCCGGGGTATGGCGCCAGACAAGCTCCGGTAGGAGTGCGGCAAAGTGGGGTTCCAGCCCGGCCTGGCGGGGGAAGCGCCTGGCCTCGCGCTCCAGCTCGCCGCCCATCAGCGCTGCGACTTCCTTGAAGGCCTTGTATTGCAGAAGCCGTGCGAAGAGGAGGTCACGGGCCTCCAGAAGGGCCAGGTCGTCGTCGCTCTCCACCTCGCCGGCCGGCAGCAGCCGGGCGGCTTTCAGGTCCAGGAGGGTGGCGGCGAGGACCAGGAATTCGCTGGCCTCGTCCAGCGCCCACTCCCCGCCGAGCGCCTGAAGGTCCTTGAGATAGCTGATGAACTCGTCCGTGACTGTGGCGATGGCCACGTCCGTGATGTCCATTTCATGCTTGGCAATCAGGCCCAGGAGCAGGTCAAAAGGCCCGGTGAAGTTTTCCAGCCGGACTTCAAAGAGCCGCTTTTGTTCCGGCTCTGCCGCGATCCCCGCGGCCTGTGGTGCTTGAGTCAAGTTAGGGTGAACCGCCGCGGGCGATCAGTTCCTTGGCCAGCCGGCGGTAGGACTCGGCGCCCTGGTGGTTGGCGGCGTAGGAAATGATGGGTTCGGCCGCCACGGAGGCGTCGGCGAACTTGATGGTGCGCTTGATGACGGTCTCGAAGACCTTGTCACCGAAAGCCTCCACGAGCCGGGCCAGGACCTCACGGGCGTGGAGGGTGCGGGCGTCGTACATGGTGGCGAGCACGCCGTCGACCTGCAGGCCGGGGTTGAGGCGGTCCTGGACCTTGTCGATGGTCTCCACCAGGAGCGCCACGGCGCGAAGGGCGAAGAATTCACAGATCAGCGGGATGATGACGCCGTGGGCGGCCGTCAGGGCGTTGACGGTCAGCAGGCCCAGGGAGGGCTGGCAGTCGATGAGGACGACGTCGTAGTCGTCCTCGACCTTGCGCAGGGCGCTGGCAAGGACCTGTTCGCGGGCAACCTCGTTGACCAGCTGGACCTCGGCGGCGGAGAGGTCGATATTGGCCGGGAGGATGTCAATATTCTCCACCTCGGTCTGGATAATGGCGTCGCGGATGTCCACTTTGCGGTCCATGAGCACGTTGTACACGGTCAGGTCCAGCTCGTGCGGGTTGGTGCCCAGGCCGGCGGACAGCGCACCCTGCGGGTCAAAGTCCACGAGCAGCACGCGGCGGCCCTGTTCCGCGAGTGCCGCGCCAAGGTTGATGGTGGAGGTGGTCTTGCCCACCCCGCCCTTCTGGTTGACCATGGCGATGATGCGGGCCGGCCCGTGCGATGCCAGCACCGGGGGGTCGGGGAATTCCGTCAGGGGACGGCCCGTGGGGCCCAGTACGTCCTCGCCGGCAAGTGCCGTTGCGCCCTGCTCGTTGCTCACCTGTCAGTCCACACTTTCATCAATCCACGCTGCTTCATCAATCCACACTGCCCGTCCGGCAGCATCGTCTCAACGCTGCCGTGTACTACGTTACCGGTTGCAGCGTGCATGTTTTGGACATTTGCCCCCGGCTGTCCGTGAGCCTTGACCTTCAAGCTGAGGCTGAACGTTGCCGCGCGCCTATACTTTGCAGTGATGAGCAAAGCTACCAGACCCTCCCCCAACACTCCCCCGAGGCAGCCGGATGTGGTGCGTGCCGAGAAGCTGCAGGCCGGTTATGCGGGCAAGGCCGTGTGCGGGGTGGTGAGCTTCAGCGTGCACGCCGGACAGTCCATGGCCCTGGTGGGACCCAACGGCGCCGGCAAGTCCACCGTGGTGAAAACCGTGGTGGGCCAGCTCGAGGCTGTTTCGGGCACAGCGCAGGTCAACGGCGCCGAGGTTGACGACCGCACGCTGGACTTCCGCCGCGACGTGGCCGTGGTGTTTGACGACGATGCCTTCTTCCCCGCCCTGACGGTGGAGGAGCACCTGGCCATTGTGGCCGCCGGCCACGGCGTGGAGGACGTGGAGGAGGTCATCGCCTCGGAACTGGAGTTCTTCGGGCTCACGGGACAGGCCAAGTCCCGGCCCTACAACCTCTCCTCCGGCCAGCGCCGGCGCATGCTGCTGGCCGCGGCCTTTGTGCGGCCGCGCTCCCTGCTGGTCCTGGATGAGCCGGAGCAGCGCCTGGACACGTCCATGCGCCACCGCCTTGCCGGCCGGCTGCGTGCCGAGGTGGATGCGGGCCTGGCGCTGCTGGTTGTCACGCACGATCCCGACTTCCTGTCCACGGTGGCCACCAAGGCGCTGTTCATCGCCGACGAAGTCCATTCCATGACACCCAAACAGGCCGCCGTCGCGATCGCTTCCGAGAACCCGCACGCGGACTGATCCATGGCCCTGAAGATCAATGAGCGCTTCAGCGCCCGGGAAATCCGCCAATACACGTTCCGCGCCGGGCTCAGCCGCACCGAGGGCGGGATCATGGAGCTGGTCTCCGAGGTATACACCTCCATCCTGGGCGCGTTGACCCTGCTCACCATGGCCGGGGCGCTCGTCGTGGCGCTGCGGCACAGCCTGGGTGTCGGCGACGTGTCCGCCCTGGCCGCATCCGCCGTCGCGCCCGGATTTCACTCGGTGACGCTCCTGCAGGCCAGCGCCACGGTCCTGCTGACGCTGGCCGCATCGCTGCTGGCGGTCGAGATGACCATGGGGCCGGTGGCCATGACGCTGCCGCAGACGGCCTGGTGGCTGGGCCTGCCGGTGCGCCGCCGCGGCTTCATCCAGCCCGGATTCCTGAAGTCGCTGCTGTGGCCGTCCATTGCGGCGGTGCTGGTGGTGCTGCCTCTGGCGCTGGGCATGGCCGCCAACCCCACGCCCGGAAACCTGGCCCTGTCGGTGCTGTGCGGGCTGGGCCTGGCGTGGCTGCTGTACGGGATTGCCGGGTGGTGCCAGGTCACCGGATCCGGCGCGTGGCTGAAGAAAGCCATGGGCGCCATCACCCTGCTGGCGCCGCTAACCCTGGTGGCCACGGCCCTCTACAACAACGTGGCCGGCACGCAGGCGGTGACCGGCGCGCAGACCGCCTGGCTGGAATACCTCCCAACCAGCTGGCCGCTGCTGGTGGCCGACGGCGCCACCTGGCCGCTGCTCCTGGTGGCCCTTGCGCTGGGGCTGCTGGCCCTGGTGTACCTGAACCTTGAGCGGATCACCACTGCCGCGCTGAAGGAGAGCGCGGCGGCGGGCGCCTACGCTGCGAGCTCGCTGCTGTCGATGGACGCCACGGAGCTGTCGCGGTCGCTGGGCGCGGGGCAGTCCAGCAGCAACTCCAAGGTGCGCCTGCCCATGGTGTTCCGCCGCGGAACAGTTCTGGCCCGCAGCGTCAAGACCCTGGCGAGCACCCATGCCACGATGGCGCTGCGCTCCCCCGCAACACTGCTGCGAGTGCTGGTGCTGGCCGCGATTCCGGCGTCGCTGGCGTCCGTCGAGTTTCTGGGCAATGCCATCCTGATTGCCGTGGCCGTGTACCTGTGCGCGTACTTTGCGGCCACGTCCATGGGTGCCACTGCCCGTTTCGCCAATGGCAACCCTGCCGTGGACATGCTCATGCCGCTGCCGGCGAAGACGGTCCGGCAGGTGCATTTCATTGTTCCGGGCGTGGCGATGACGCTGTGGGCCGCCACGTGCTTTGGCCTGCTGCTGGCGCTCGGCGTGGGGTCCCCGGCGCTGCTGCTCCTGGCCGTGCTGGCGGGTCCGGGGGTGGGTGCTGCCACGCTGCGTGCCGGCTTCCGCCCGGCACCGGACTGGAACATGCCTGCCGTTGC from Arthrobacter stackebrandtii encodes the following:
- a CDS encoding pseudouridine synthase; this translates as MTSSPRSGSSSGKNQPRGGKPRSGAPKSGAPKSGGFKSGAPKSGARKPSQTGARPFKNEQYGRTVKPVNRPTEQNRRPERTTDDIDIHNAEGVRLQKVMAMAGVASRRLCEDMILEGRVQVDGITVTQLGLRVDPDTVEIVVDGMTIQTNDNMVYMVFNKPRGVVSTMEDPEGRPCISDYLKKRQTNERLFHVGRLDTSTEGLLLLTNDGELANRLSHPKYGIPKTYLVQVRGPMAHGVGAQLKDGVELEDGWQKVDSFRLVDSTPGHVLAEVVLHSGKNRIVRRMFDAVGYPVERLVRVKFGPIALGDQRQGSIRMLGRHEVGYLRSDVGM
- the scpB gene encoding SMC-Scp complex subunit ScpB, with the translated sequence MPIEDLDAAGVKAALEAVLMVVDEPVSEEALAEVTAVPAPAIRELLHELAREYDGYTREGGTVPVRGFELRQLAGGWRFYSRPAYAEIVSQFVVDGQTARLTQAALETLAVIAYRQPVSRARVSAIRGVNVDSVVRTLAQRGLIEEVGTDPVSGAFLYRTTAYFLERLGLGSVEELPKIAPHLPGLENLEELNYSDG
- a CDS encoding segregation and condensation protein A codes for the protein MTQAPQAAGIAAEPEQKRLFEVRLENFTGPFDLLLGLIAKHEMDITDVAIATVTDEFISYLKDLQALGGEWALDEASEFLVLAATLLDLKAARLLPAGEVESDDDLALLEARDLLFARLLQYKAFKEVAALMGGELEREARRFPRQAGLEPHFAALLPELVWRHTPEEFAQLAAKAMEARQPPSTEVGLAHLHSAPVSVRDQAALMMVMLQEADALSFAELTADADSSMVVIARFLALLEMFRDQLISFDQPNPLGELQVHWNPGAAPQAAAESDFDDEGGPDAN
- a CDS encoding ParA family protein, translating into MSNEQGATALAGEDVLGPTGRPLTEFPDPPVLASHGPARIIAMVNQKGGVGKTTSTINLGAALAEQGRRVLLVDFDPQGALSAGLGTNPHELDLTVYNVLMDRKVDIRDAIIQTEVENIDILPANIDLSAAEVQLVNEVAREQVLASALRKVEDDYDVVLIDCQPSLGLLTVNALTAAHGVIIPLICEFFALRAVALLVETIDKVQDRLNPGLQVDGVLATMYDARTLHAREVLARLVEAFGDKVFETVIKRTIKFADASVAAEPIISYAANHQGAESYRRLAKELIARGGSP
- a CDS encoding ABC transporter ATP-binding protein; amino-acid sequence: MSKATRPSPNTPPRQPDVVRAEKLQAGYAGKAVCGVVSFSVHAGQSMALVGPNGAGKSTVVKTVVGQLEAVSGTAQVNGAEVDDRTLDFRRDVAVVFDDDAFFPALTVEEHLAIVAAGHGVEDVEEVIASELEFFGLTGQAKSRPYNLSSGQRRRMLLAAAFVRPRSLLVLDEPEQRLDTSMRHRLAGRLRAEVDAGLALLVVTHDPDFLSTVATKALFIADEVHSMTPKQAAVAIASENPHAD
- a CDS encoding DUF6297 family protein; this translates as MALKINERFSAREIRQYTFRAGLSRTEGGIMELVSEVYTSILGALTLLTMAGALVVALRHSLGVGDVSALAASAVAPGFHSVTLLQASATVLLTLAASLLAVEMTMGPVAMTLPQTAWWLGLPVRRRGFIQPGFLKSLLWPSIAAVLVVLPLALGMAANPTPGNLALSVLCGLGLAWLLYGIAGWCQVTGSGAWLKKAMGAITLLAPLTLVATALYNNVAGTQAVTGAQTAWLEYLPTSWPLLVADGATWPLLLVALALGLLALVYLNLERITTAALKESAAAGAYAASSLLSMDATELSRSLGAGQSSSNSKVRLPMVFRRGTVLARSVKTLASTHATMALRSPATLLRVLVLAAIPASLASVEFLGNAILIAVAVYLCAYFAATSMGATARFANGNPAVDMLMPLPAKTVRQVHFIVPGVAMTLWAATCFGLLLALGVGSPALLLLAVLAGPGVGAATLRAGFRPAPDWNMPAVATASGPIPTGAIRAFLVGPDLTLIVLLPVLICLIAGGVPSIAFPFQLTLTWLALLWGTHIRKPKSATDGGLFGMPAPGTTGAAGK